The segment AGTGTACCCCAGAAACGGTAATCGCCAAACATCCGAAGGTAATTGCTCGCTCCGGCAAACCCTGCGAGTTTCCCGTAGAGCACCTTAGAAAGGCTCACCCGGAAAGAGTAAACCAGCGGGAAAATCGTAAAAGCAAGGACCCAGAAAATCGCAGGGATCACAAAAGAATTACCCTTTTCTCTCCGCCTTCTCCGCATTTTCCACTCTCCTTCCTCAGGCACAAAAGAAGGGGGAAGGGGCAAAGCCCCTTCCCCCTCAAACACTCCAATCCGTCACTCAGGCTTGTACCCGATGGCTTCCTGGTAAATCTTCTTCAGGGTATCCTTCCCGTACCGTTCCACAATGGCTTTCCATTCCTCAGCAATACGGTTGAGCGCTTCTTCTGGAGAGACCTGCCCAGTCACAGCCTCGGAAAGGTGGATATCGTACACTTCCCACATTTCCGGAGTTCCTGGGATACGGAGGTAGGTCTGCCGCAGCGGGTACTTGGTCCACATTTCCTCGTACGCAGTCACGAACTGGCGGGCATCCTCAGCATCGTACCCGGTTGCCACGTACTCCTCAATGGTGGCCTTACCCGTGGGCTGCAGGAAGTCGTAAGTCGTTCCTGGGTCGACACCCGTCCAGCCCCAGACAACGTTCCAGTGGT is part of the Candidatus Caldatribacterium sp. genome and harbors:
- a CDS encoding sugar ABC transporter permease, giving the protein MRRRRREKGNSFVIPAIFWVLAFTIFPLVYSFRVSLSKVLYGKLAGFAGASNYLRMFGDYRFWGTL